TTGCATTCACACACAAGTCGTAGTTCAGCACCcacttttatatattatattattcgCTTGCTTATggttatgattattaatcagtTAGTTAAAACCATAAAATGATTACTAAGCGCTATGCTGGTTGGAATATAagaagtgttttttttcttctgaaagtTGCATATagcaatgttcaaaaaaaaaaagttgcatATAGCATCAGTTTTGGGAGAAATTCATCTAAAACGACAATAATGTCAATAAAGACGGGTGCCTAACTCACAAAGTGGTGGCTCACTGGCTCCATATCTCGTGGTTTATATTGGAAGTGAACGTTTTTATGCATCTCCTATCTTATTGACATTTTTGGTTCATACAACGAGAAATAAAAAAGGCTTATGACAAATAAGTCTCTTTTCTAAGCCTAGCGAAGTTTCAAATTCTATAACTTGCTCAATCTTTTCTAACTGGTGAGTAttcaagaaatttttttgaCTTTATTACAATATTACAAACACATGTGAATACATGGATAGTTGTGGAcgccaaaagaaaattaaattacaaaatatatatatgtacatacatGTATGATGTACgcatttaaaaacaaatctctGGTAAATTAGCTAGGTAAGTTTTCATCTGTGATGATACATGATACATTCCTTGGAAATGTACATGTACACGTCTATAAATACATATACGTATTACTGACATACACATGCATATAGAATTATCTAAGTGGTTGTTTGTTGATTGCTATAAGGTATGCTATAAATATATCATCTAGGGTTAGGGTTAACAACTGAGGGCCTCTTGTAATTATCTCGAGCTTTCACTCTCTTTCCATCTCCCACCGTAgaaaattagaaatttaaattaacaaaaaactttatataacttttttttcctttttcttctcaAATATATAGCTCACACTAGCTAATACATTATCATATACAAGTTAAGATTTCACAAAAGAGCCAAGAAGAAGAACTATGAGGAAGCGTCAAGTGGTGTTGAGGAGAGCATCGCCTGAGGAGCCTTCTAGAAGCTCCTCGACGGCTTCCTCTCGGATGGTAAGAGGTGTGAGATACGGCGAGTGTCAGAAGAACCACGCCGCAGCAGTTGGAGGCTACGCCGTTGACGGCTGCCGGGAGTTCATGGCAAGCAACGGAGAGGAAGGTACGGTGTCAGCGCTAACTTGCGCCGCCTGTGGTTGCCACCGCAGTTTCCACCGGAGAGAAACCGAGGTTGTTTGCGACTGTGAGTCACCTCCCTCGACTGGGAATTAGACCAGCAAAACTAGAGCTGGCTAAAAAATTGTTCCTGTctttgtgttatatatatatatatatttttgttttggagCAAGTCTTTGTGTGTTATATATTCTCATAGGGTGAAACTGAAAATATTATAGCTTTCTTAATGTCAAGGATTTGTGTctatttaagaattttcaaagtacacttattatatattgaaagtggtaaaatatttattgtaattGGATGCCTTCTGAGTTTGAGAATGTTTTGGAAAATTGGGTTTTAAATGAAATGTGAAGATTAAtgttttttcatgttttataatgtttgatttttttcggTATTGGTTCTCTCAATTAATTATtcgatatattttaatttgattctTTGAGACCACtgctttagtttttgttttcgcATGGGAATTGTGGAGTTAAGCTTGAAACTGTTGTTTTCTTATAGCACTATTACATACTTGCTGATTATGGCATGATAAGATCAACTTCCTTCACGAATATGCCTTGCATATATTCATGTTTATAATTCTAAAatagtattaattttattattctaatcttttatttttgctttagaagtgagatctttcaaatttttatataacatgATTAGAACAGATAAAAAAGAACTTTGAAATAAAAAAGGGAGGAAGAGGCCCACAAATCTAATCCTTGTTGGTTGCTAACTTGCTATGATGAAAAAAcagtttttaattgatttattaaAGAACCGTTAAGACTAACTAAATGATCATTCACAATAATGGCCTGTGACTTCTGAGGTCCTCTATAAAATCAGAAATAGGTGGGAATTAATCTAAGAATCTAACTGACTAGTCCCAAATAAAGTACGTACATTAACAAAGCAATAAATATAATGAAgggtttaccaaaaaaaaaaatataatgaaggaatgccaaaagaagaaaaaaaaacgacatATAACTGCTATAAATTAATTACAACATTCTGTATCACATTTAGTTTGTTAATTGAattcaaaattaacataaacAACTGAGGAAGTTAGATATTTTCGTACGAAGAAAATTAGATATCTTTGGCTGGTTTATAGATTTGAAATGACATGTGAACTGTATCATCATGAACGTACATTGTTAGGTATATGAGTATGGAGAGAAACAATTCCAACTGCATATGTTTGTTAGCAACATTGTGCCGAACTTGGTCAGGCCAATGTCGATTTTAAAATCcctaaattttcatataaatattaaatatattgacatagtaaaatgagaaaatatataatgtgtatatgtatatatattctatattgagaaacaaatatttaacattttattttgtatCAATTTACAGCACATGTGATAGATAGcaaaatgaaaaaagtttttTCAAGCGGGTTTAATTAGATCAGCACATATTCACATCATATTTCCAATTTCTTTATCATGAACCTAGCTATTATATTTCTAAGTTCTCAGACACTCATTCACTTGCGACTCATTAATCATAATACATAGTATCCCATCGTGAACACGTACCTTACATTCCAGTTCTAATATTCTCGATATATTACACTATTCGCAACTCCATTTTCATATCGATCTTTGGTTCAATCCTACTCATGCTGtttattagattttaattaagttgcccccccccccccccccccccccccccgactCAACTGGACGTCTGGACCcaacataattaaataaaagagaGAACTTTTGCGATTCGATTAACCCCGAGGATTACGAGCTAGCTACTATGGATTGTATTTGTACATATATCGACCTAAACTAAACCAATTATCTTCTATCGATCTTCAAAAACTTAGCAACTGATTAGgtcaaatttaacattttaccccaaaaaaatttgattaggTCAAATCGTATCTTATATATTGGTTCTTCAAAAAAAACGATCCAGATTAGGTGAACATAGAGATCACTGAACAATTAATCCTAGTGAACCAAACAAATATTAGAGACTATTTTGGTTTATGCTGGTTTTACTATTTGTGGAAACCAAAGAAGCGATTGGGTTCACTAACTGATCAACGGAAGTAACCGGAGAGCGGCTAAGGGCGTTGATTATACGGCATGAACCACCATTGACTGacgaatagaaaaaaaaaatcaaaatacttgaaattttgaaaatttagcaACCCTTCTCCGTCTAGATTTAGACCTTAAATTACTCCGTTATTAGTTCTGAAATGAAAAATCATTCACAAATAGTCTAATAACAGAATTGTTGTGGATGGTTTTCCGCTACCATCAGTGTATTAAAGTTTTAGTTGAACAAAATTGATTTTGTATGTTAAATGAGTGAGTCGGTTTAATGTTTAACCTAGAAGCCCAAAATTGTGAATAAGCCCATTCATATCTGTTATTTTTCCTTCACAAGACACCATATAAATCAGACGAAACAGAtatttccaaaaacaaaagaaaaaaaggaaaggaAAACAGCGTAAAACGAAATTACAAAACCCGCAATCACCGTCATCAAAAGGCGTCAAGAAGCAGtactgtatatttttatttataaacagtAAAAAACAGTACTATCTTGTGGATTATGGTAAAATCCCAAAGTCTCAAAATCTCTTTAAACTCTTGTTTTGATTGAAATAAgctgtaattttatattttttgatctAGAATTAACGCTGAAACCTTTTTTTTGTAGCTGTTTGATTATTTTCTGTAGAATATTGGATATAGGTTTAAAgagatttaattatttatttctattttttgaaacaatatataagtgttcaaaatattttgttttctaaaagttttttctaaaacataattaaaaaaattagttgtaAAATTTTTCTAGAACATCTTTAAAATACTCGCCAATCATCACCAATCGTCACCGAGGTCTCTTAGACTATTGTTCCAGTAATCGTCTTAGATCATTATTAGTGGTCAGATATCCTCTTaccatatataatattaatagttttgtatttgattaattgtttaaatttattgaaaaagaAGGTTCGTGCAATTATATTATGACATGTGTGTTTGGACTTCTCAAACATTTTTGAATATCTTAAATGAGATATTCATTTGgcgtaaaaatatatattcattttaaatttttgtttcctctttttttttcctgtatttttaacatattttatcatCTAAAACCTCTTTAAAAATCTTTGTTGAAAATTTGCttaattcaaaatttatttgatttattagatttttaaaataaatattagttaattattGCTTTATTATGTATAAgaatgatttattttatgtattattaccgaggaaaaatgtaagATATGACAATccataaatatttgtttttaatttatatatttgttaaataaaaaaaattgagtggTGAAAGTTTGTTTCCAATGAGTTCAAAACAAAACTaagttttcatgtttaagaACCTCATTGCTAGTGTGCTATCTTATATAGAGTCTTAGGAAAGGTTTATgaatattaaacaatttttatagtCATTATAATCGgattttttgtcatcaaaacTATAAGCTCAATTAACCAAACTGGAGAACTACAATCGCTTTCTATGACaagcataaataaataaaacccgATCTTTTTATAGATGCTGAAAAGTGAAAAAGAACACAATTCACAGCTGGTTATGGAATCTTCAGcatctataaaaatataaacataaaattattaaatgggTGTTTTAGCCACTGCGATCGTTTTCATAGGTGTTCTAGGTGTTCTAGTATTGCATTCTCCTATTTATTCTCCCGgtcatttcttattttttattttattctccaAGAAAAAAGACTacgaatattaattttttacttaacAGAAAACGTGTTTAATTATCACATGGTGGATTAAAAGGTTTAGTTTCTTAAAAAGAAACTCATCTTGAGAAGACAACACTAAGCTGGTActtttggtcaaaaaaaaaagcttgtaCAAGTGGTTTGAGCACATAAActcatattattttgtataaatacgTCTCCCTATAATTAGTTTTCAACCAGGGGATGTTATCTAGATTATGTTCATAAGTCTTTTAATTGTAACACATGTCCATAGattcctttgttttttttgtcatataacAATCATCTTATATAAAACACACAGGAGTGGGAAAAAGATACACACAATTTGGTCCTTGATTCCCCAAATCTCAGATTTCTCCGAATAAGTATATTACTAGTTCATGCTATCCCACTTCATTCTTTTTTTCgccatataaaatttaaaacttatgTTTGCAAGAGTTACTATTTACCAACATGTGGTCAACATGTGAAGACAAGAATCATTTAATTGTTCTTTTtaacattattattataaaattctaTGAGTGGTGCTAAAAAGTCCATAGAGGCATATGTATTTGTCGATTTACCACATAAAACTGATAAAACATCGTTACACACCTATGACCAAATACATTGTAAACTTAGATAAAGCGGAAAATGTAGAGAATAAACTAATGTTGAATGTACGTCTTAAATCTTACAGGATGAGATTTTCTAAAACTCAAAGATAGAGAACCGTTGAACGCAAATCGCGTTTCGTCAATAGTTTGTGATTGCAAAAAGTATAAATAATAGAGAATTGTTGCACAGCAAAATCACTTCATTTTGGACCTtcataatcttctttttttttgtataactgCTTGGACCTTCCCAATCAAAGTCTATTATATCCCATTGGGAAATTAGGTCGacctatattattatatatatccaGATAGCGAACTTTTCCAAATATATACAATTAAATGTACGGTTTTGTTAGCATTAGTTACGTCAGGAACATTTCAAATTAGTAAGTGGTACACTGTGCACATGGTATATGGCAGTTAGGGCCAAAACCTCAGCATGTGTTAAAAAGTTTGTCCCCACCATGAAAAAGATATCTGTGACTTCACAAAATGCGTAAAAttaagtaatttattttatttattatatcaacaAACCCCGTGTAGAGAGATAAAGCAATTTTCTAATCTAATTGCATATTTATGCTTGTTTTGTTTGGTAAACCGACATTTGCTAATTAAATTGTCTTAGGCCATCGCATAATCACTGCTGCATCTATTCTTTTCTCCAATGGAaagttatttaaattatttgtaaagTTAATGATTAGTTCTGCCCCTTAAACCCTACCTTTTTTTGAACGACCCCCTTATAAAACCTACCTACTAGCACTTCAATAACATTAGTTAGTTCccaaattataaaattactaggataagacatgcgtTTTGCACAaggtaaatttatataaaaagtatttaaaaaatatcgtatgaaaaaaaatttatattattgaacgaattaatatatttggctcttaaaaaaaattttaaaaccttttttgtTAAATACATAATCTGTTTACTAATTAACTGAtcccattttaaaaaatattttaggtcaaaaacttatttatcgcataaaaactTAACGTTTAGACCAAAGaatctcatgcctactatttggttacaatgaaaccatGTTAGCTagattttatatcatgatttagtaatttaaaagttaattatggttatgagaagtttacgttcacgtgccaatattcttctttttgtgtcattttggttattgctcgaaataaatattgatttttgagtttattctaatttctttcttttatgttggcctgagatttagaaaatatttaagatttaaaattattaaaaagatatatacttaggttaagatctgcgacttgtgcagaataaatatttattttatatttttctgcatattatgaaataataaaataataattatatattaaataactaagaaatcaattACTATTATGTCATAAATtggcttgcacatataaatcaaatgaccacTCTTTTTTATTCGTattcattttagaataaataaataaatcaaaacaatcaatcatatctatcgtatatgatatataactaaatttaaacaatatgaagtatatatatattaacataaacacctattaaaataaaattatttatttaaatgattttattatcatcgtatcttattatagaaaaaaaattaaacgttgatcacaaaagtttatgtgagacttttaacaattttagtaatttatactcgttttgaaaaattcaaaataaaaatctaaaattttaatatatgattaatgtaattgtgtaatttattttaatagtaaataattaaacaaaaatgatagaaaacatacaaattattagcaaatcttcattatttaaaattattaattactatatatatatcataatcacattagataattccgtaggttttatttgaaaaaataatatataataaatagtcaccttgctttagttaatatcatatgatatcatGTAGTTGGTATTAAATATTTCTAGTGAgatataaaaattgaattagaccaacatattttttaattttaatgtgagGTGACACGTATGACTAATTAACTACCTAATTAATTGATAGATAaacaataagttttttttaattattacaaaattgatgttacatcttttcaaatgtttcttaattaatatataggagatgcttgtttgtttgtacttgaagaaataagaaatcttgagaataattaatatatactaaaacaGGTACCTACTGGGAATGTAAAGGATGGAAGGAAAATGGATTAATGAGGAAATTAATCTAGATTATCCAATGAATCTTGGGTTCCAATAAACAAAACACGACTAATCATTGGATATTAATAGtataacataataattaatatttaacagattttttaaaagaaactgTCTCTTTTCTCGAAGAATAAAGAGAGATTTACGAAAAGGACACCTAGATCTTAGTTCGATCGCATATTAAATTAAGAGTAATCGACAAAAGTACTTTCAAGATAAGAAGCCaaacaatttattaaataaaacaattaaattgcactaatttattattttctgagAAACTTGCACTTTCTTTATCTGATCAAGCACTAATTTAGGGTTCATGTGATTTACCAAAAATCGACTTATAGTTGAGTTACTAATTCGGGTGATTAGTTGAGATAAACATTCCTCTTGTGGAAATATTTTCTGAGCTACTCATCGTGTTATATTATT
The nucleotide sequence above comes from Brassica napus cultivar Da-Ae chromosome A9, Da-Ae, whole genome shotgun sequence. Encoded proteins:
- the LOC106395870 gene encoding mini zinc finger protein 2, producing the protein MRKRQVVLRRASPEEPSRSSSTASSRMVRGVRYGECQKNHAAAVGGYAVDGCREFMASNGEEGTVSALTCAACGCHRSFHRRETEVVCDCESPPSTGN